A part of Arthrobacter dokdonellae genomic DNA contains:
- a CDS encoding gamma-aminobutyraldehyde dehydrogenase, which produces MVQTLQNFINGEFVPVTGTESLDIVNPVNGEIVAKAPISSQADVDAAMDAAAAAFTTWKRSTPGQRQAVLLKLADAIEARGTEIVEAQHRNTGQVKQMIADEEVGAGADQFRFFAGAARLLEGRSAGEYMENFTSYVRREPVGVVAQVTPWNYPFLMLVWKIGPALAAGNTIVLKPSDTTPESTLVFADIAKDILPAGVLNIVLGNGATGAAMVDHKTPAMVSITGSVRAGIAVASGAARGLKRAHLELGGKAPAIVFADANLGRTAQEIAEYSFFNAGQDCTAITRVLVEESAHDEFVSLLATASKGLETGNEDDSKNYFGPLNNINHFNEVVKVVENIPEYARVVTGGKRVGEKGFFFEPTVVDGVKQGDDIVQKETFGPVITVQTFKTEEEAVEMANDVEYALASSVWTSNHGVAMRVSRDLDFGAVWINTHIMLTAEMPHGGFKQSGYGKDLSIYGVEDYTRIKHVMSNLDA; this is translated from the coding sequence GTGGTCCAAACCTTGCAGAACTTCATCAACGGCGAATTCGTCCCCGTCACCGGCACCGAGTCCTTGGACATCGTCAACCCCGTCAACGGCGAGATCGTGGCGAAGGCGCCGATTTCCAGCCAGGCCGATGTGGACGCGGCCATGGACGCCGCCGCCGCCGCATTCACGACGTGGAAACGGTCCACCCCCGGCCAGCGCCAGGCCGTCCTGCTCAAGCTGGCCGACGCCATTGAAGCACGGGGCACCGAAATTGTGGAAGCCCAGCACCGCAACACCGGCCAGGTCAAGCAAATGATCGCCGACGAGGAAGTGGGCGCGGGCGCCGACCAGTTCCGCTTCTTCGCGGGTGCGGCCCGTCTGCTCGAGGGCCGCTCAGCCGGCGAATACATGGAAAACTTCACCTCCTACGTCCGCCGCGAACCGGTAGGCGTGGTGGCACAGGTGACGCCGTGGAACTACCCGTTCCTGATGCTGGTGTGGAAGATCGGCCCGGCCCTCGCCGCCGGCAACACCATTGTGCTCAAGCCCAGCGACACGACGCCGGAAAGCACGCTGGTGTTTGCCGACATCGCCAAGGACATCCTGCCCGCCGGCGTGCTGAACATCGTGCTGGGCAACGGTGCCACCGGCGCTGCCATGGTGGACCACAAGACCCCCGCCATGGTGTCCATCACGGGCTCGGTCCGGGCGGGCATCGCCGTGGCCTCCGGCGCCGCCAGGGGACTCAAGCGCGCCCACCTTGAACTGGGCGGTAAGGCCCCCGCCATTGTCTTCGCCGACGCCAACCTGGGCAGGACCGCCCAGGAAATCGCGGAGTACTCCTTCTTCAACGCAGGCCAGGACTGCACGGCCATCACGCGCGTGCTGGTGGAGGAATCCGCGCACGACGAATTCGTGTCGCTGCTGGCCACCGCCTCCAAGGGCCTGGAGACCGGCAACGAGGACGACTCCAAGAACTACTTTGGCCCGCTGAACAACATCAACCACTTCAACGAGGTGGTCAAGGTCGTGGAGAACATCCCCGAGTACGCCAGGGTGGTCACCGGCGGCAAGCGTGTGGGCGAGAAGGGCTTCTTCTTTGAGCCGACCGTGGTGGACGGCGTCAAGCAGGGGGATGACATCGTGCAGAAGGAAACGTTCGGGCCCGTCATCACCGTCCAGACGTTCAAGACGGAGGAAGAGGCCGTCGAGATGGCCAACGACGTCGAGTACGCCCTGGCCTCCAGCGTGTGGACGTCCAACCACGGCGTGGCCATGCGCGTCTCCCGCGACCTGGACTTTGGCGCCGTCTGGATCAACACGCACATCATGCTCACCGCCGAAATGCCGCACGGCGGGTTCAAGCAGTCAGGTTACGGCAAGGACCTCTCGATCTACGGCGTCGAGGACTACACCCGCATCAAGCACGTCATGAGCAATCTCGACGCGTAA
- a CDS encoding universal stress protein, translating to MKYVVGYRPDDRGADAIALAGVIAKTQGAQLHLVNVVHGGREAGPSEEKAALGLVPDGVSATYSTRTAESFVHGLIDAAKEDNAALIVVGAASNGLFKRFTVGSVANGLLHASPVPVALAPRGYNRREALTRLTVMTGVREGWQAVLDVGTTAAGRRNVPLRLVSLVEIDQLEQGNFNLDHALSPARQHVNTVLAEAASKLPEDKVTVTLAHGRNIEEAVDGIGWKSGELVVVGSSRLAENHKIFLGSTANKILRALPVPMVVVPRDHVRQGI from the coding sequence ATGAAATATGTGGTTGGATACCGTCCGGACGACCGTGGCGCCGACGCCATTGCCCTGGCCGGAGTCATCGCAAAGACGCAGGGCGCGCAACTCCACCTCGTGAACGTGGTGCACGGCGGCAGGGAGGCCGGTCCTTCCGAGGAAAAGGCGGCGCTGGGCCTGGTGCCCGACGGCGTCTCCGCCACTTACTCAACACGCACTGCCGAGTCGTTTGTCCACGGGCTGATCGACGCGGCCAAGGAGGACAATGCGGCCCTTATCGTCGTCGGGGCCGCCAGCAACGGGCTGTTCAAGCGGTTCACGGTCGGCTCCGTGGCCAACGGGTTGCTGCACGCATCCCCCGTCCCCGTGGCACTGGCGCCGCGTGGCTACAACCGCCGGGAGGCGCTGACCCGGCTGACCGTCATGACCGGTGTCCGGGAGGGCTGGCAGGCCGTGCTCGACGTCGGAACCACCGCAGCCGGGCGGCGCAACGTTCCGCTGCGCCTGGTTTCCCTGGTCGAAATCGACCAGCTGGAACAGGGAAATTTTAATCTTGACCACGCGCTCAGCCCTGCCCGGCAGCACGTGAACACCGTGCTGGCGGAGGCCGCCTCAAAGCTCCCCGAAGACAAGGTCACCGTGACCCTGGCGCACGGGCGCAACATTGAAGAAGCCGTGGACGGAATCGGCTGGAAGTCGGGGGAACTGGTGGTGGTCGGATCCAGCCGCCTGGCCGAAAACCACAAGATCTTCCTCGGGTCCACGGCGAACAAGATCCTGCGCGCCCTGCCGGTGCCCATGGTGGTGGTGCCGCGCGACCACGTGCGGCAGGGCATCTAA
- a CDS encoding PucR family transcriptional regulator yields MALSLADLMAVPALHLKNMGSSRTPLTAPIDWVAVTELENPQAFLSGGELVLTTGARQGTADAQRSFVRQIRRAGAVGVGFGIGFEHDAVPQALIAEANRWGVPVVEVPYITPFIAIGKLVAEARSADHYTKLERLLREHQVLARALLTGGGLPSLLRKLAAMVGSDLSITQYGSEMFFTSAGPRHSGDAVGPDDDGWQAVALSTGKRDASTLWLRRPFHDDGIVDYARGLISIELNNLAQRRHTARQIAGQILTDIVRGTVEAADADARIETLGLNPASKYFVLLVRDGEDRFPTLPTTVLPPELDSAVAAVIKADEHNELLVVVPSQLGEPAVLGRALSRQMIDVGITEAVGIGGTYSKANGLRWSYFEAREAATRGLDVNVPERLSLTSLLLASGDVPMAAMAAEALGPLTAFDTAHGAELVDTLETYLRLNGSVAAVADALTLHRNTVRYRLTQISELTGYDPALTPDRVQLWLALAVRRLSPPA; encoded by the coding sequence ATGGCATTATCCTTGGCGGACCTCATGGCCGTTCCTGCCCTGCACCTGAAAAACATGGGCTCCTCGCGCACCCCGCTGACGGCCCCCATTGATTGGGTGGCGGTCACCGAGCTGGAAAACCCGCAGGCGTTCCTGAGCGGTGGCGAACTGGTGCTGACCACGGGCGCCCGGCAGGGCACTGCGGACGCCCAGCGTTCCTTTGTGCGCCAGATCCGGCGGGCGGGCGCCGTCGGCGTTGGCTTTGGGATTGGCTTCGAGCACGACGCCGTCCCCCAGGCCCTCATTGCCGAGGCCAACCGCTGGGGCGTGCCGGTGGTGGAGGTCCCGTACATCACGCCGTTCATCGCCATCGGCAAGCTGGTCGCGGAGGCCCGGTCCGCGGACCATTACACGAAGCTGGAACGGCTGCTGCGCGAGCACCAGGTGCTGGCCCGGGCGCTGCTGACCGGCGGGGGCCTGCCGTCGCTGCTGCGCAAGCTGGCGGCCATGGTGGGCTCGGATCTCTCCATCACCCAGTACGGCAGCGAAATGTTTTTCACCTCCGCCGGGCCCCGCCACTCCGGGGACGCCGTCGGCCCGGACGACGACGGCTGGCAGGCCGTGGCGCTGTCCACGGGCAAGCGGGACGCCAGCACGCTGTGGCTGCGCAGGCCCTTCCACGACGACGGCATTGTGGATTATGCGCGCGGGCTGATCAGCATTGAACTGAACAACCTGGCGCAGCGCCGACACACGGCACGCCAGATCGCAGGCCAAATCCTGACGGACATCGTCCGCGGCACGGTGGAGGCCGCCGACGCCGACGCCAGGATTGAAACGCTGGGGCTGAACCCGGCGTCGAAGTACTTTGTGCTGCTGGTCCGCGACGGCGAGGACCGGTTCCCCACGCTGCCGACCACGGTGCTGCCGCCGGAGCTGGATTCTGCCGTCGCCGCCGTCATCAAGGCCGACGAACACAACGAACTGCTGGTGGTTGTCCCTTCCCAGCTGGGCGAGCCCGCCGTTCTGGGCCGGGCGCTGAGCCGACAAATGATCGACGTCGGCATCACCGAGGCGGTGGGGATCGGCGGCACGTATTCAAAGGCGAACGGGCTTCGCTGGAGCTATTTCGAGGCGCGGGAGGCGGCCACGCGGGGGCTGGATGTGAACGTTCCCGAGCGGCTGAGCCTGACCTCCCTGCTGCTGGCCAGCGGGGACGTTCCCATGGCCGCGATGGCAGCCGAGGCGCTGGGCCCGCTGACCGCCTTCGACACGGCGCACGGCGCCGAACTGGTGGACACGCTGGAGACCTATCTTCGGCTCAACGGCTCGGTGGCCGCGGTGGCCGATGCGCTCACGCTGCACCGGAACACTGTCCGGTACCGGCTGACGCAGATTTCCGAACTGACCGGCTACGATCCGGCACTGACCCCGGACCGGGTGCAGCTGTGGCTGGCACTGGCCGTGCGACGGCTGTCCCCGCCGGCCTGA
- the gabT gene encoding 4-aminobutyrate--2-oxoglutarate transaminase yields the protein MSEITYRLEQKRHLGGPFPGPKSAALDARRKAVVAGGVASSVPVYVADADGGVITDVDGNSFIDLGSGIAVTTVGASDQNVVDAVREQVGHFTHTCFMVTPYESYVAVAEELNALTPGTHEKRTVLFNSGAEAVENAVKVARLATGRDAIVAFDHAYHGRTNLTMALTAKAMPYKTNFGPFAPEIYRVPMSYPYREEADIKGEEAARRAITMIEKQIGASSVAAILIEPIQGEGGFIVPADGFLPALAAWAKDNGVVFIADEVQSGFCRTGQWFASQHEGVVPDIITMAKGIGGGLPLSAITGRADLMDAVHPGGLGGTYGGNPVACAASLAAIRTMKEHDLNGRAQNIEKIVTARLTALMEELGEAGIIGEIRGRGAMMAIELVKPGTARTTKEVNPEAAKAIAAACLQAGVIILTCGTYGNVIRLLPPLVISDGLLNDGLDVLVTAVRQAA from the coding sequence ATGTCTGAAATCACCTACCGGCTAGAGCAGAAGCGGCACCTCGGCGGCCCGTTCCCCGGTCCGAAGTCCGCGGCCCTGGACGCGCGCCGCAAGGCCGTGGTGGCCGGCGGCGTCGCCTCCAGCGTCCCTGTCTATGTGGCCGATGCCGACGGCGGCGTCATCACGGACGTCGACGGCAACTCGTTCATCGACCTGGGCTCGGGCATCGCCGTGACCACAGTGGGCGCCTCGGACCAGAACGTGGTCGACGCCGTCCGCGAGCAGGTGGGCCACTTCACGCACACCTGTTTCATGGTCACCCCGTACGAAAGCTACGTGGCCGTGGCCGAGGAGCTCAACGCCCTGACCCCCGGCACCCACGAGAAGCGCACCGTGCTGTTCAACTCGGGCGCCGAAGCCGTGGAGAACGCCGTGAAGGTGGCCCGGCTGGCCACGGGCCGCGACGCGATTGTGGCCTTCGACCACGCCTACCACGGCCGCACCAACCTGACCATGGCGCTGACCGCCAAGGCCATGCCGTACAAGACCAACTTCGGCCCCTTCGCGCCCGAGATCTACCGCGTGCCCATGAGCTACCCGTACCGCGAAGAAGCTGACATCAAGGGCGAGGAGGCGGCACGCCGCGCCATCACCATGATCGAAAAGCAGATCGGCGCCTCATCCGTGGCCGCGATCCTCATCGAGCCGATCCAGGGCGAGGGCGGCTTCATCGTCCCCGCCGACGGCTTCCTGCCCGCCCTGGCCGCCTGGGCCAAGGACAACGGCGTCGTGTTCATCGCCGACGAGGTCCAGTCCGGCTTCTGCCGCACCGGCCAATGGTTCGCCTCCCAGCACGAGGGCGTCGTCCCCGACATCATCACCATGGCCAAGGGCATCGGCGGCGGGCTCCCGCTTTCGGCCATCACGGGCCGCGCCGACCTCATGGACGCCGTGCACCCCGGCGGCCTCGGCGGCACCTACGGCGGCAACCCGGTGGCCTGCGCCGCGTCGCTGGCGGCGATCAGGACCATGAAGGAGCACGACCTCAACGGCCGCGCCCAGAACATCGAAAAGATCGTCACCGCCCGCTTGACCGCGCTCATGGAGGAACTCGGCGAGGCCGGCATCATCGGCGAGATCCGCGGCCGCGGCGCCATGATGGCCATCGAACTGGTCAAGCCGGGCACCGCCCGCACCACCAAGGAAGTGAACCCGGAGGCCGCCAAGGCGATCGCCGCCGCGTGCCTGCAGGCCGGGGTCATCATCCTGACCTGCGGCACCTACGGCAACGTCATCCGCCTGCTCCCACCGCTGGTCATCAGCGACGGGCTCCTGAACGACGGCCTCGACGTGTTGGTCACGGCGGTGCGCCAGGCAGCCTGA